The genomic region CACCACGGCGTACCCGCGGTCGCCCGCGATGCCGCGAGGGTCGAGCACGGCGCTGTCGAGCTCCTCGCCACCCATCGACTTGACCGGGTAGTGGCGCAGGGACAGCACGAGGAAGGACATCCTCGAACCGTAACGGGGGACGGCTGTCGGCGGCAGGCCCGCTCGGGGCGGGTCTCGGGTGCGCGTAACTGCGCAATTGCGCGGAAAAGCACCGGTTTCGGCCCGCGGTAGGTGTCAAACCCAGCAATTGCGCAGTTACGCGCGCCACCTCGGCGACCGGCGGGACGACCCGGGGAACACCCGAGGGGCCCGGGGAACCCTCAGACCATCGAGAGCGTGACGGTGCTGCCCTTGGGGGCGAGCTTGCCCGAGCCGGGGCTGATGCTGACGACGTAGCGCAGCCCGACGTACAGCGCGCTCTCCTCGAGCTTGACCTCGAAGCCAGCGGCCTCGAGCTTGGCGACCGCCTCCTCGACGCCGGAGCCGCGCAGGCCGCCGGGGATCTCGACCAGCTCGGGGCCCTTGGAGACGACGAGGGCGACCCGGTCGCCGCGGAACAGGGTGCCCTCGCGCGGGGACTGCGAGATCACGACCCCCTTGGCGACGTCGTCGGAGAACTGCTCCTCGACCTCGGCGATCAGGTCGCGCTTGCCCAGCGCCGCCTCGGCGGCGTCGAGCTCCTTGCCCACCCAGTCGCCGACCGGGATGGGGCGGCGGCCCTTGCTGACGACGATCTCGACGTTGGCGCCGGGGGCCAGGATCTTGCCGGCGGCGGGCACGGTGCGGATCACCGCGCCCGCGGCGATCTTCTCCGACCAGCGCTCGGTGGTGCGCCCGATGCTCGCCTTGATCTCGGTGAGGGCGTCCTCGGCCTTCGCGAGCGGCTTGCCGGTGAGCCGGGGCAGCTCGTAGCGCTCCGGGCCCAGCGAGACCGTGAGCGTCACCGGGTCGCCGTCGAGGATGCGCTTGCCGGCCCCTGGATCGGTGCTGATCACCTCGCCCTTCGGGACCGTCTCGGAGTACGCCGGGTCGCCGGGCTCGACGTCGAGGCCCGCGGCCTCCAGACGGTCGGTCGCCGCGGACTCCGACAGGCTGATCACCGCCGGGACGTGGGTGTAGCGCGCCCAGCCGAACCAGTACGCGCCGCCGCCGACGGCCACGGCCAGCACCAGGGCGAGCACCAGCAGCTTGAGGCCGCGCCGGGAGCGACGCGGCTGCCGCGGGGAGCCGGCGGGCGCGGCCTGCCTCGGCTCGTCGTCGAGACCGTGCGCGTCGTGGTCCTCGGCCGCGGTCCGCTCGTCGAGCAGGGGAACCCGCGTGGTCGGGTTGGTCCCGGGCGCGCCGCGCAGCTCGGAGGGGTCCAGCACCGCGAACGGAGCGGTCAGCTCCCCGGTGTCGCCCGACAGCGTCGGGACCACACGGGTCTGCTCGGCGGCGGGGACCGGGCGCGGGCGCAGGTCGTCGGTGAGGTCGGCGTCCTCGCTGAGCCCGTCGGCGAGCGCCAGCGCCACCCGGCGCACGTGGTGCAGCAGCACCCCGGCGTCAGCGGGCCGCTGACCCCGGTCGCGTGCGGTGGCGCGGGCGACCAGCGCGTCGACGTACGCCGGGATGCCGGGCGCCAGCGACGACGGGGCGGGGACGTCCTCGTGGACGTGCTTCCAGGCCACCTGGATCGGGCTCTCGCCCTCGTGCGGCTTGCGCCCGGTGAGCAGCTCGAAGAGGACCACCCCGGCGGCGTACACGTCGGCGCGCTCGTCGGCGCGGCCCTCCACGACCAGCTCGGGGGCGAGGTAGGACAGGGTGCCGATCAGCACGCCGCCGGTGGCGGTGTGCTGGGTGTCGGCGCTGACCGCCTTGGCCAGCCCGAAGTCGGCGACCTTGATCCGCCCGTCCTCGGAGATCAGCACGTTCTCGGGCTTCACGTCGCGGTGCACCAGCCCGGCGCGGTGGGCGGCGGCCAGCGCGGCGAGGACCGGCTCGAGCAGCGCCAGGGCGCGGGCCGGCGGCATCGGGCTCTCCCGCGAGATCGTGTCGCGCAGGGTGTGTCCGACCACCATCTCCATGGCCAGGAACACCACGCCGTCGTCGTTGCCCTGGTCGAAGACCGCGACGACGTGGGGGTGGCTCAGGCGGGCGGCCGCGTGCGCCTCGCGCACGAAGCGGGCCGCGAACTCCTCGTCGTCACCGAGCCCCGGGTGCATCACCTTGACCGCGACCGTGCGGTCCAGGCGGGTGTCGGTGGCCTCGTAGACACTGGCCATCCCGCCGCGGGCGATCCGGCGCCCGACGCGGTAGCGACCGTCGAGGAGGCGACCGGTCAGCGGGTCGGGAGGGGACGCCGCGGACGCGGCGGTGCCCGACTGGGCGTGCCGATCCGTCTGCACAGCGACCCTCCTGCGACCGGACGGGGAAGGTTCCGGTGCGCCCATCGTACGGATCCCGCGGCCCCGGCGTCGCGCGTGTCGCCCTCCGGCGTGGCGCAGCGTGGTTTTCGTGGGCGGTTTTCCTGCTCGGACGGAGGGTGGGACGATGGGCACATGACCGAACCGCGCCTCGCCGACGCCGACCTCGCCGCGCTCGTCCCCGACTGGATCGACTGGGCCGAGGCCGCCCGTCGCCTCGGGGTCACGGTGGCCAAGGTCCGCACGATGATCCGCGACCACGAGCTCGCGGCGGCCGTGCCGAGCCCCGGCGCCGGCCAGCAGATCCCCGCCGACTTCATCCAGGACGGGCTGCCGGTCAAGGGCCTCGGTGGCCTGCTGACCGTGCTGCACGACGGCCGCTACGACGACCGCGAGTGCATCGCCTGGCTCTTCACCGAGCAGGACGACCTGCCGGGTCGCCCGATCGACGCGCTGCGGGAGAACCGCGGCTCGGAGGCCAAGCGGCGCGCCCAGGCGATGTCGCTCTGAGCTGACACCCTCACGTTTGGTCCCCAACGACAGTTCTTTCGGGGTTTGACGTGCCGTTCGTGACCATTCGTCGGGTGTCCGGCGCCTGCGACCGGGCGCCGCGGCACCCGGTCGAGGTCCGCGGGCCTCAGACGGTGCGCTGGGTGGCGGCCGCGGCCAGGTCCTCGAGCACGAGCGTCGCCTCGGGGTCCAGGCGCGCGCCGCGCAGCGCGTCGACGGCGCGCTCGCAGAGCGCCTCGATGACCTGCTCGAGCTGGGCGGGGGCGCCGGAGCCGGTCATGATCCGCTGCAGCTCGGCGACCTGCTCGGGGGAGAGGTGGGTGCCGAGCGCACGGTCGAGCACCGCGGCGTCCCCGTCGGGCGCGGCGTCCAGTGCGAGAGCGACCAGCACCGTGCGCTTGCCCTCCACCAGGTCGTCGCCGGCCGGCTTGCCGGTGACCGCGGGGTCGCCGAAGACGCCGAGCACGTCGTCGCGCAGCTGGAAGGCCTCGCCGAGCGGCAGCCCGAAGGCGGTGAGCGCCCGCAGCGCCGCCTGGTCGCCGCCGGCCAGCGCGGCGCCGATGTGCAGCGGGCGCTCGATGGAGTACTTGGCCGACTTGTAGCGCAGCACGGTCATCGCGGTGTCCACGTCGGCGCGGCCGCGCGCCTGCACCGAGACGTCGAGGAACTGTCCGGCGACCACCTCGGAGCGGCACAGGTCGAAGACCTCGAGGGCCGGGATCACCCGCTCGAGCGGCAGCCCGCAGCGGCGGATGAGCTCATCGGACCAGGTGAGGAGCAGGTCGCCCAGCAGGATGGCCGCCGCGGCGCCGTACTGCTCGGGGTCACCGCGCCAGGCCTGCTCGCGGTGCGAGGCCTCGAAGGCGCGGTGCGTCGCCGGACGCCCACGCCGGGTGTCGGAGGCGTCCATCAGGTCGTCGTGGACCAGCGCGCTCGCGTGCAGGATCTCCAGCGCGGCGCAGGCCCGCAGCAGGGCGGTCTCCTCCGCCTCGTCGGCCGGGGCGGCGATGGCGCGATAGCCCCAGTAGCAGAACGACGCGCGCAGTCGCTTGCCGCCGGCCACGGAACGACGGGCCTCCTCGATCAGCAGCGCCGCGTCCGGCCCCAGGGGCGCCAGCCGCTCGGCCTGCTCGTCGATGAACGCGTCCAGCGTGGCCTGCACGCGGTCGCGGAATCCGGGGCCGTCCCATCCGCTGGCTGTCACGGACAGGAGGCTAGCGGCCGACCCGCCGATGGACGGGCGCGGGGCTCGCCCGGCGCGGAACTTAGACTTCGGGCATGGCAGAGGACCGGATTGCGAGCATCGCCCAGCTCGTGCGCGACGGCGGACGCTCGTTCTCCTTCGAGTTCTTCCCCCCGAAGGACGAGGCCGGCGAGGAGCAGCTGTGGCGCGCGATCAGCGCCCTGGAGCCCTACCGGCCGACGTTCGTCTCCGTGACGTACGGCGCCGGCGGCTCCAGCCGCGACACCACCGTGCGGGTGACGAGTCGCATCGCGCGCGAGACGACGATGACGCCGATGGCGCACCTGACCTGTGTCGGCCACACGCGCGTGGAGCTCGAGGGGATCCTCGACAGCTACGCCGAGGCCGGCATCCACAACGTGATGGCGCTGCGCGGCGACCCCGCCGACGGCCCGCGCGCCCCGTGGCAGGCGACGCCGGGCGGGCTCACCTACGCCACCGAGCTGGTCGAGCTGGCCCGCGCGCGCGGCGACTTCACTGTCGGCGTGGCGGCCTTCCCCGAGGGCCACCCGACCGCCGAGTCGCTCGATCACGACGCCGACGTGCTGGTGGCCAAGGCCCGGGCCGGTGCGGAGTTCGCCGTCACCCAGATGTTCTTCCGTGCCTCGGACTACTTCGCACTGGTCGACCGGGTGCGGGCTCGCGGCATCGACATCCCGGTGCTGCCCGGCATCATGCCGATCCTCAACCTCAACGCGATCCGCCGCCAGGGCGAGCTGATCGGCTGCGACGTGCCGGCCGACATCGTGGCCCGCATCTCCGCCCACGACGGCGACCCGGCCGCGGTGCGCGCCGAGGGCATCGCACTGGCCGCGGAGCTGTGCGAGGAGCTGCTCGCCGGCGGCGCGCCCGGTCTGCACTTCTACACGCTGAACCGCTCCAAGGCGACGCTGGAGATCTTCGCCGCGCTCAACATGAGCGTCTGACCCACCGCGGCGCTGCCGCCCTCAGGCGGGCCCGACGACCTGGGCGACCAGGGCCGCCGAGAGCCCGACGTACGGGATCCCGCTGCCGGGCGTCGCGTGCGCGCCGGCGGCGAGTACGCCGGGGACCGGCGTGTGCGGGCCGAGGCGGCGGCGCACCGTGCGCCGGCCCTGCCACTGCACCCCCAGCGGGGACCCGCCCCAGTGCGCGACCAGGTCGCGGGGGCTGCGATCGACGCGGGTGAGCAGCCCGGGGCGCAGGTCGACGCCCTGGCGGGCCAGGGCGAGCAGGATGTCCTCGGCGAGCCGGCCGCGCCCGTGGACGGTCACCGCGCGGGCGCCGTCCGGGGCGGTGCCCCCCGGCCGGAGGACCAGCATCGGGTCGCCGTGGACGATGAGGTCGTGGGGCCCCTCGGGCAGCCCGGCGGCCGCGGCGGCCTCGGAGTCGATGCCCACGTGGCACACCACCGGCGGGATGGCCGGCGTCGTACGCGCGACGTAGGACGCCAGCGCCGGCAGCCGGCGCGGGTCGATCGCGCACACGACGACGTCGGCGTCGACCTCCCCGGCGCTGGTCGCGACGGCGACCGCGCGTCCGCCGCGCACGACGACGTCGGTGACGGTGACCCCGGTGCGCACGTCCACGCGGCGGGTGGCCAGCCGGGCGGTCAGCGCCTGCGCGAGGGCATCGGCGCCGCCGGCGAAGGACCAGGCGCCGAAGCGCTGCTCGACGTAGGAGTGCACGCCCGCCCAGGACGGGACGTCGCGCGGGTCGTGGCCGTCCGCGACGAACGGGTGCGCGGCCACCAGCCGCAGCCGCGGGTCGCGCAGGGTGCGGGCGAGACGGCGGCGCAGCGACTCGCGGCGATCGAGGATCGCGGCCAGCTCGCGGGGGAGCGCGGCCGGGTCCCAGGGGACCTCCAGGTAGTGGCGGCGCAGCACCTCCCACTCCTCGGCGTACGACGCGACGTGGTCGACCCAGGCCTGCCCGAGGCCGGGGGCGAGCTCGTCCACCGCGCGCAGCTGCCCGGCGCGGGAGGACGGGAGCCGCAGTGTGGTGCCGTCCTCGAAGCGGTGCTCGCGCACCAGGTCGGTCGCGACCAGCTCGAGCTCGCGCTCCAAGGGGCGCCCGCTCTTGCGGAACAGGTCGCGCAGCACGGCCGGGAGCAGCGTGGTCGAGGGACCGGCGTCCCAGGAGAACCCGTCCTCGGAGACCGCGACCAGCGCGCCGCCGAGGCGGTCCCCGCGCTCGAGCAGCGTGACGTCGTGGCCGAGCTTGGCGAGGCGCGCCGAGGTCGCCGCGCCGCCCAGACCGCCTCCGACCACCACGACCCGCGCCATGGCGCGAAGACTAGGACACCGGTGCGGACCCCGGACGC from Nocardioides sp. dk884 harbors:
- the pknB gene encoding Stk1 family PASTA domain-containing Ser/Thr kinase; the encoded protein is MQTDRHAQSGTAASAASPPDPLTGRLLDGRYRVGRRIARGGMASVYEATDTRLDRTVAVKVMHPGLGDDEEFAARFVREAHAAARLSHPHVVAVFDQGNDDGVVFLAMEMVVGHTLRDTISRESPMPPARALALLEPVLAALAAAHRAGLVHRDVKPENVLISEDGRIKVADFGLAKAVSADTQHTATGGVLIGTLSYLAPELVVEGRADERADVYAAGVVLFELLTGRKPHEGESPIQVAWKHVHEDVPAPSSLAPGIPAYVDALVARATARDRGQRPADAGVLLHHVRRVALALADGLSEDADLTDDLRPRPVPAAEQTRVVPTLSGDTGELTAPFAVLDPSELRGAPGTNPTTRVPLLDERTAAEDHDAHGLDDEPRQAAPAGSPRQPRRSRRGLKLLVLALVLAVAVGGGAYWFGWARYTHVPAVISLSESAATDRLEAAGLDVEPGDPAYSETVPKGEVISTDPGAGKRILDGDPVTLTVSLGPERYELPRLTGKPLAKAEDALTEIKASIGRTTERWSEKIAAGAVIRTVPAAGKILAPGANVEIVVSKGRRPIPVGDWVGKELDAAEAALGKRDLIAEVEEQFSDDVAKGVVISQSPREGTLFRGDRVALVVSKGPELVEIPGGLRGSGVEEAVAKLEAAGFEVKLEESALYVGLRYVVSISPGSGKLAPKGSTVTLSMV
- a CDS encoding Rv2175c family DNA-binding protein, whose translation is MTEPRLADADLAALVPDWIDWAEAARRLGVTVAKVRTMIRDHELAAAVPSPGAGQQIPADFIQDGLPVKGLGGLLTVLHDGRYDDRECIAWLFTEQDDLPGRPIDALRENRGSEAKRRAQAMSL
- a CDS encoding polyprenyl synthetase family protein yields the protein MTASGWDGPGFRDRVQATLDAFIDEQAERLAPLGPDAALLIEEARRSVAGGKRLRASFCYWGYRAIAAPADEAEETALLRACAALEILHASALVHDDLMDASDTRRGRPATHRAFEASHREQAWRGDPEQYGAAAAILLGDLLLTWSDELIRRCGLPLERVIPALEVFDLCRSEVVAGQFLDVSVQARGRADVDTAMTVLRYKSAKYSIERPLHIGAALAGGDQAALRALTAFGLPLGEAFQLRDDVLGVFGDPAVTGKPAGDDLVEGKRTVLVALALDAAPDGDAAVLDRALGTHLSPEQVAELQRIMTGSGAPAQLEQVIEALCERAVDALRGARLDPEATLVLEDLAAAATQRTV
- the metF gene encoding methylenetetrahydrofolate reductase [NAD(P)H], with the translated sequence MAEDRIASIAQLVRDGGRSFSFEFFPPKDEAGEEQLWRAISALEPYRPTFVSVTYGAGGSSRDTTVRVTSRIARETTMTPMAHLTCVGHTRVELEGILDSYAEAGIHNVMALRGDPADGPRAPWQATPGGLTYATELVELARARGDFTVGVAAFPEGHPTAESLDHDADVLVAKARAGAEFAVTQMFFRASDYFALVDRVRARGIDIPVLPGIMPILNLNAIRRQGELIGCDVPADIVARISAHDGDPAAVRAEGIALAAELCEELLAGGAPGLHFYTLNRSKATLEIFAALNMSV
- a CDS encoding phytoene desaturase family protein, with product MARVVVVGGGLGGAATSARLAKLGHDVTLLERGDRLGGALVAVSEDGFSWDAGPSTTLLPAVLRDLFRKSGRPLERELELVATDLVREHRFEDGTTLRLPSSRAGQLRAVDELAPGLGQAWVDHVASYAEEWEVLRRHYLEVPWDPAALPRELAAILDRRESLRRRLARTLRDPRLRLVAAHPFVADGHDPRDVPSWAGVHSYVEQRFGAWSFAGGADALAQALTARLATRRVDVRTGVTVTDVVVRGGRAVAVATSAGEVDADVVVCAIDPRRLPALASYVARTTPAIPPVVCHVGIDSEAAAAAGLPEGPHDLIVHGDPMLVLRPGGTAPDGARAVTVHGRGRLAEDILLALARQGVDLRPGLLTRVDRSPRDLVAHWGGSPLGVQWQGRRTVRRRLGPHTPVPGVLAAGAHATPGSGIPYVGLSAALVAQVVGPA